The Altererythrobacter sp. ZODW24 genome window below encodes:
- a CDS encoding DUF924 family protein: protein MAAAQRPWAAELLHIWFEEMEPADWFKPNSRMDHQLRVRFERKLMSLGAEPASNFTRDLKLAQAAILLFDQVPRNLFRKTAQAFAYDALARDIAKHVIAQGWDAELPDEQRQFIAMPLMHSEDIADQEASVAYFTEHLPKNVEFAKSHHEMIARFGRFPHRNKALERETTEEEQAAIDEGFSW, encoded by the coding sequence ATGGCAGCCGCACAGCGCCCCTGGGCGGCCGAATTGTTGCACATCTGGTTTGAGGAAATGGAACCGGCTGACTGGTTCAAACCCAACAGCCGGATGGATCATCAGTTGCGCGTACGGTTCGAGCGCAAGCTGATGTCGCTCGGGGCGGAACCCGCCAGCAATTTCACGCGCGATTTGAAACTGGCACAGGCCGCGATTCTGCTGTTTGACCAAGTGCCGCGCAATCTATTCCGCAAGACCGCGCAGGCATTCGCCTATGACGCTCTCGCTCGCGACATCGCAAAACACGTAATCGCTCAAGGCTGGGATGCCGAGCTGCCTGACGAGCAGCGCCAGTTTATCGCCATGCCGCTGATGCACAGCGAAGACATTGCCGACCAAGAGGCTAGTGTGGCCTACTTCACCGAGCATCTGCCGAAGAATGTTGAATTCGCCAAAAGCCATCACGAAATGATCGCTCGCTTCGGCCGCTTCCCGCACCGCAACAAAGCGTTGGAGCGCGAAACAACCGAAGAAGAGCAAGCCGCGATTGATGAAGGCTTTAGCTGGTAG
- a CDS encoding nitronate monooxygenase family protein, translated as MKTAITEMFGIEHPIIQGGMHWVGFAEMAAAVSNAGGLGIITGLTQKTPADLANEIARCKDMTDKPFGVNITILPTLTPPDYPGIVQAVIDGGVKVVETAGRNPVELLPPLKDAGIKVIHKCTSVRHSLKAQDIGCDAVSVDGFECGGHPGEDDVPNFILLPRAADELEIPFVSSGGMADGRSLVASLAMGAQGMNMGTRFIATKEAPVHQNVKEAIVAASELDTRLVMRGLRNTERVLNNSAVERLLEKEKELGDALTIQDILPEVAGVYPSIMQEGDMDKGAWSCGMVAGLINDIPTCQELIDGIMRDAEAILGRMNGMQAG; from the coding sequence ATGAAGACCGCAATTACCGAAATGTTTGGCATCGAGCACCCGATTATTCAGGGCGGTATGCACTGGGTCGGCTTTGCCGAAATGGCTGCAGCGGTTTCCAATGCTGGCGGGCTGGGGATCATTACGGGTTTGACGCAAAAGACGCCTGCCGATCTCGCCAATGAAATCGCGCGCTGCAAGGATATGACAGACAAGCCGTTCGGCGTGAACATCACGATCCTGCCAACGCTGACACCGCCTGATTACCCGGGCATTGTGCAGGCTGTGATTGATGGCGGCGTGAAGGTGGTCGAGACGGCAGGTCGCAATCCAGTCGAACTGCTGCCACCGCTCAAAGATGCCGGGATCAAGGTGATCCATAAATGCACCAGCGTGCGCCATTCGCTGAAGGCACAAGACATTGGCTGCGACGCGGTTTCGGTCGACGGTTTTGAATGCGGCGGCCACCCGGGCGAAGATGATGTGCCGAACTTCATTCTGCTGCCCCGCGCTGCGGATGAGCTGGAGATTCCCTTCGTATCATCGGGCGGTATGGCGGACGGACGCAGCCTGGTGGCCTCGCTCGCCATGGGCGCGCAGGGTATGAATATGGGGACGCGCTTTATCGCGACCAAAGAAGCGCCGGTTCACCAGAATGTGAAAGAGGCCATCGTTGCGGCGAGCGAGCTCGACACACGGCTGGTGATGCGCGGGTTGCGCAACACCGAACGGGTTCTGAACAATTCCGCGGTCGAGCGCCTGCTCGAGAAGGAAAAGGAGCTCGGCGACGCGCTCACGATCCAGGACATTCTGCCAGAGGTTGCGGGCGTCTATCCTTCGATCATGCAAGAAGGCGACATGGATAAGGGCGCATGGAGCTGCGGCATGGTCGCTGGCCTGATCAACGACATCCCAACGTGTCAGGAATTGATCGACGGCATTATGCGCGATGCCGAGGCAATCCTTGGCCGCATGAATGGCATGCAAGCGGGCTAA
- a CDS encoding serine hydrolase domain-containing protein has protein sequence MDNTRTARSIIGLISTGMAAMFMAVPVHAEDDAPYVSAILSPDRTIVSSTVGYDRANAVFRAGSIGKFACTLAALRLSDRGLLDIDRPIAAVLPDYKGGSPELTTRHLLANRSGLYDGPRPNFSTDPGIPAPTMSALEAANLHAVNETIGAAGETWSYNLVNWVVVQAILEQASGRSFADLMRETVLEPAGMGSSYMFTGQLGPRGQLPEDAAAAKNLPRLLQCGAGPATTPADLLALVRFPHKGGLSAKSLDALRTITTPDQSYTLGGRYITHLGRQWSWQSGSTGQYKAFAIYDPQTDTGFAAMTASGSENAVLKPRDAWLDSLPE, from the coding sequence ATGGATAACACACGAACCGCTCGCTCAATCATTGGTCTAATCTCGACAGGGATGGCCGCCATGTTCATGGCAGTACCTGTTCACGCTGAGGACGACGCTCCATATGTGAGCGCGATTCTGTCGCCGGATCGAACGATTGTTTCTTCGACCGTAGGATATGACCGGGCGAACGCCGTCTTTCGAGCTGGATCGATTGGCAAATTCGCCTGCACACTGGCGGCCCTGCGACTATCCGACCGGGGCCTACTAGACATTGATCGGCCGATTGCCGCAGTTCTCCCTGATTATAAGGGTGGTTCGCCGGAACTCACGACTCGCCATTTGCTTGCCAACCGCTCCGGTCTTTACGATGGGCCAAGACCGAATTTCAGCACCGATCCAGGCATTCCGGCCCCAACGATGTCCGCGCTGGAAGCGGCCAATCTCCACGCTGTTAATGAGACGATCGGTGCAGCAGGTGAAACTTGGTCGTACAATCTGGTCAATTGGGTTGTCGTGCAAGCAATTCTGGAGCAGGCAAGCGGGCGGAGCTTCGCAGATCTGATGCGAGAAACCGTTCTAGAACCAGCGGGAATGGGCAGCAGCTACATGTTTACCGGTCAGCTAGGTCCGCGTGGGCAACTGCCGGAGGACGCAGCGGCAGCAAAGAATCTTCCGCGCCTTCTTCAATGCGGTGCCGGTCCGGCAACGACACCTGCGGATCTTCTGGCTCTAGTACGTTTCCCCCACAAGGGCGGGCTTTCGGCCAAATCGCTGGATGCATTGCGAACGATTACGACGCCGGACCAAAGCTACACACTGGGCGGGCGATACATTACGCACCTGGGGCGACAGTGGAGCTGGCAAAGCGGCAGCACCGGTCAGTACAAAGCCTTTGCGATTTACGACCCGCAAACCGATACCGGCTTTGCTGCAATGACTGCATCTGGTAGCGAAAATGCTGTCTTGAAACCGCGTGATGCTTGGCTGGACAGTCTTCCGGAATGA